A segment of the Thiovulum sp. ES genome:
AATTTCCACTTTGCGATCTTGTTGTTGGTGTTGTTCCATCAAGTGTCCAATATGCAGAACCCTCAGAAACTGTAAATTTCAAACTCTGCTCGTTTGCAAAAATAAATTTACCATCTAAAAAGTTTGGATGTGAATTGTTTAATTCGACAGAATCCGCAAAAACATCTATTGACTCTGGAGAATCTCTGTCAATTGTAATTCTAAAGTTTTTTAAATCTCCTAAATTTCCAAGAGTATCAATTGCGACAGCTTTTATAACAGAAGAGTCTGAAATATTTATTTGTTTTGTGTATGTTGTTCCAGAAATTTTTGATGGATTTGTCCCATCAATTGTATATTTTATAAATCCATTTTCGTTACTGTTTAAACTTAAAACTACACTTCTAGAAAAACTACTATCTTCTAAAACCTCATTTCCATTAATTGAAATTGTTAAGTCTGGTTTTGAATTATCTACAAAAAATATCAACTCCGATGAGGTCGCCTGAATATTGCCAAAAGAATCTCGTCCAAAAACTTTTAAACTATGTTCCCCATCTTTTAAATTTCCGACATAAATTTTCTCAGAGGAGTTTTGCCATTCAGAAAACTCTTCATCATCAATTTGATATTTAAAACTATCTAAGTCGTTTGCAAAAATTGATACATATGGAATAGGGTTTGTTGCACCGTTCACCCCGTTTGTTGAAATTTCACTACCATTAAGAATTGAAAATTCTGCAATATTTCCTCGATACGAAACTGAAATATCTCGACTTTTTACCTCTTCTCTATTTTCAGCTTTATCAATTCCTAGAAATTTTATTTCTGTATCTGTAAAAACTCTAATTGGTTCTCTGTATTCTTCTGAATCTAATGTTGGTTCGCTACTGTCAAGAGTATAATAAATTTCACTTTTCTCTCTTGAATTCAAAATTATCTCAACTGAACCGTCATCGTTTTTTATTTCTGAGATGTAAGTTGATGGCGGGGTTCTATCTATTACTATTTTTCCAAAAATTGTCTCTGGTGAAATTTCCAAATTTGTGCTTTCAGCAATAAGATGAAAATAGTAATCTCCATCTTCAAAATCATTCAGTGGTATTGAAAGTGAATTGTAAGATGAATTTAATCTTTTTCCACCTTCTGAAAGTGAATTTAGGTTTGAATTATTTAAAGTATATCGATACTGGTAAATATCACTGTTGCTTGGTTTATTCCAATTGACAATTAAAGTATCACTACTTGATGAAACATTTATTTTATGAGTTGTTGAAAAAACCTCTATCTGTTCGATTTCTCCAAACAGTGATAGAGTTAAAAAAAATATTATTGAGAGGTGGCGAAACATCTAATTTCCCTTTTCCTTGAAAGTTTGTTTTATAGCATCGTCAAAAAACTCTAAAAGAAAACCTTTTATTCCACCCTCCTTTTTCATTTGTAAAAACTCTTTGTTTCTTAGAAATTTTGAAAGAGTCCCTATATAATCTTCGATTTCCTGTAAAGATTTTCCTTTTTTTATATCTTTAAGTTTGTCATTTAAAACATCCTCAATTTCTGAAATAGCATTGTTCTCATCTTTGAATTCAATCTCTTCTAAAAAATCAATAATATCAAGAGATTTCTCATTTTTTAATAAGTATGCGATTTTTATTGATCCACGACGAGTCCAAAATAGAGTTTTTGTTTTTTTGTTTTCTGGAAATTGGAGTAATTCCAAAAAAAGAAAATCTACATTTTCTCTAACTCTCGTATCATTTTTAAGGTTTTCAACCTCTTTTTCTCCAGCTTCAAAAATAACTGAAATGGAAGAGTTGCTTACAATCCATTTATACTTACTATTTTTTTGAATGCAAACAACTCGATTTTGAAAAACAAAAAGTTCTGTGTTCAAAATCTATTCAATTACTGCCCAAGTTGGAACAACATATTCTATATACCCAAATGGAATTGCCCCAGCTTTTGGGAATGTGTTGATGTAACAAATACCTTCGCCTTCATCAATTACATAATATGTTGCACCTGCATATTCTTGAGCATAATCAATTCTCATTTGAGGAACTTTATATGTGTTATCAAGATACTTATAAGGTGATTCATCAATGGTAAATTTTTGTCTATAAATCATTGTTAATGTCGTTGTTGCATTCTGGTTTTTAAGTATCAAGCTATTTGTAGGATCACTATAACCAACTGCAAGAGTTGTTGGTGCTCTTAATGTTAAATATGTTGGATCCGCAAGAAGAGCATTACAAATAACCATGGATTCATCTTCTTTCTCTTCATCTGTCCAATCATCATAAGCAATAGTTGTTAAATCTCTACTTGATGTTGCTTTACAAACACCATCTTTAAGAATTTGACCATCTGGACATGTAACAGGAGCAACATCAGTTCCATTTATCTCTTGGCAAATTCCACCTTGTAGTTCGTAACCATCTTCACAACTAGCAGTTGTATCCCCATCAGTGTCAGGAGTTGGTGGGGCATTGTCATCTCCCGCATTATTTGTTTCACCAGAATTATCTTCTTCAACTGAAGTATTATCATCTTCTGTTTCCGTGGTGTTTGTCTCATCATTATCAGTTGTATCACCCGTTTCCGTAGAATTATTTACATCTTCATTATCAGTTGTATCACCGGTTTCCGTGGAATTATTTACATCTTCATTATCAGTTGTATCACCGGTTTCCGTAGAATTATTTACATCTTCATTATCAGTTGTATTATCTGTATTTTCATCAGTTGTATCACCCGTTTCCGTAGAATTATTTATGTCTTCATTATCGGTTGTATCATCTGTATTTTCATCGTTTGTATCGCCTAAACCACTCTCATATTCGTCTTCAGAAAGCCCCTCTTTTTCAAGATAATCATCCAAACTACCAGCAGGTACAATTGTTACAGGAATAGATACATCATCACTATTTATTCCATCCGTGATTGTTATATGAAGAGTGGTTTGAGTTCCAGCTCTACCAGTTGCTTTAACTGTAAATCTTGTAAATTCTTCATCATTCCAACCCGCAAATATTGCAACAGCTTTGTTATCAACATAAACTTCAGGCTCTCCAATCTCTTCTGAATTTGAAGTTCCAAATTGAAGACCACTTCTAGTTCCACCCTCTTCAATAAAGAGTCTATTAAAACCTAAATGAAGTTCAGGTTTTATGTAAGTTGCATCTCCATCATCAGGTACGATTTCAACTTGAAAACTTTCACGATCATATAAATTAACAGCATCGTTTGCATGTTCTGATTGGATTGTAATTGTTGCAATGTCTCCAACTTCTCCAAGTGCTTCTAATCTAAGAGGAATAAAATATTTATTTGAATAGGTAACATCAAATTTATCAGTTCCATTAATTCTCGCATCAACTTTTGTAGGTTCATCATAAACAAAAGTATAGATTTCTGCATCTGTTTCATCTAATACATAAAAAGAGATGTTTAGAACTTGATTCTGCTTAATTCTAATAATGCCAGATGGTTTAAAAATTGTAATAATTGGTCTGTCTGTTGCAGTGGAAATAATATTATTTAAATCCTGATTTACAAGTTGTTGTTGTTCATCAGTCAATTTATCATAATCGTTTCCAGTTAAACGAGTTGAACTCGAGGTAGTGTCTTCACCATCTATTAGATTATCATCATATTCAGCTTCACCAACTCCAACAATTTTAACAATAAACTTTGCATAATCATACTCGCCTTTTCCATCAACTGCAACAAGAAAAAGTTCTATTTCTTCACCTTTTTGACCAAGTGCATCAAGAATAAAAGAAGACGGAACACCGCTATCGTTTGAAATAATTGGATTTACTACTCCATTTGTCTCATTGAACTCAGTCAAGTCAAGAACTTTTCCACCTTCATCAAAAATCCGTCGCCAATCACTTCGGACAACAACCGTAACATTACTATCAATTGTATAAGAAATTCCAAAATAGACTCGCCGTCTATCTCCCTCTTCAATATAAATTGTGTCGTATGTAAAATAGACACCAACAGGACTATAAGTTGTGTCATTTTGATCTACGATTTTTGCAAGAAGTTCGCTACGATCAAAGTTTGTTGTGTCCTCTTCTTGTGCTTCAACAGTTATTTTTGCAGTTTGATTAATTTCGCCATAAGCGGTTAGTTCAAGAAAAGCAATTGAGTTAGAATCAATAATTCTAAAAGGTCCTGCATCTAAAAACAAGGGTCTAATAACATTTCTATTTGAGCTATCAGCATTTACAAGAAGATTTTCTAAATTATCATCAAAAATATAGTAAGGGAGAACAACAGTTGTGTCTTTTTGAATATTAATTTCATTTTTTGTTGTCTCATTAACAGGAGTTAAAACAGGACTTTTATCTTCATCATAAATCTTATTTTTATCTTTTTGAACAATCAATTGCTGATCTGTTGATAGTTCATCAAACCAGCTAGAGACAATATCTCTAAGTTTTTCAGTCTCTTCTTCAGTAGGTGTTTCATTATCTACTGTGTCGTTTGTGATAGTGTCTTCTTCATTTGTGTTTTCATCAACAACCTCATCAGTTGTAGTTGTATTAGTTTCTTCAACTGGACAATCAGTCTCTCTGAAGTTGTTTTCACACATAAAATCCCTATAAGGGTAGTAGAAAGTTTCGTTTAAAAACTCGTCAATCGCATTATCTTCAGGAATCTCAACTCCAGCAGTTTCTCCAACTTTGGAACAACTGCTAAAAAACAGTGCCAATGAAATAAAAAGAGTTGATACAAAATGCCTAGAGATTCCCAATGATAATCCTTTAAAATGTTTATTGTCTGTAACCAGAATCGACGGAAACAGGTTGTTGTGCTTGGTTATTGATAATCACTGGACTACCCCAACCAACATGAAAATAACACCCACTAAAGAGTGTCGAGAGAGCGAGTAATATAGAAATTCCGAGAAATTTTTTCATTATCGACCTCGTCGTGTATTATAACTGTAGTTATACCCCGAAAGAATTCTTTGCCATTTTTTAGCATCGAGTTTTAATTCCATAGTAACTTCATAAAGACCATTGTTATAAGTTTCATCAACAATTTCAGCATTCTTGATAACAGCTTCAAGAGAAGTTTTTACAACTGAACTTTTAGAAGCCATATCTCGAATTGTGTCTTTCGCAGTAATTCTAATTCCATACATTTTCTCACCAAGTTGTCGGTAAGCATCAACAGTAGCAGCTCGTTTTGCAAGTGCAAGAGCTTGAGCAGAAGAATTGACATTAACTGGAGCAACACCTAGACCTTTAGCCGAAATAGTCATAATCTTTCGACCTCTTAAAATAGGTGAGTTTGGAATAATGTCTTCGTTAAGATAATCACGAGACAGAGGGTCTTTGACTTTGTAGTCTCTCTTCTTGTCTGTATCCTTCTTGGTTGCACAACCAGTTGAGAATAGAACTAAAGCCATAAGAACCGATGAAATAATAGAAACATTTCTCATTTCTACTCCTTAAAAAATAGTTGGTGTGTTCGGCTGAACAGCGATATATAATTCCATATCGGAATTTTAATCTAACTTATTAACAAGCTCGTCAAAATTTGAGAGAGAATTTAAGTGATTATTAATAAGGTTCATTCCACCAATTTTAGTTAAGTTTAAAACTTCAGTATCAGAAAGCTTATTTAATTTTTCAGGATCAACTTGATAAATTCCAGTAATTCTATGTTGTGCCTTATCTTTTTTACCAAAAGAGATGTCGATTGGAGTTAAAAGTTGAAGTCTTTCAAGCTCTTTTGTAATGTTCTTTAAAACAGAAATATCGTTATAAAGCTCTTCAGCACCATTTTTAATTTTTTCACCATAAACAGAAAGAGTTTGATCGTCTTTGAAAAAAGTTTCACCTTTTTTAGCATTGACAAGTTTAGACTCAGTATCATAAGCAATTGAAATCGTTTTAGCATCAGCAGAAGCTTTTGAAAAAGCAAACGGATAGAGTCGAATCATTGATGGAATATATCGAGTTAGCCATTTTCCGTTTTTATCAATAAAAAGATTCTTATCTTTATCTGCACCAAGAATTGCAATCGCAGAAAAACCATCACTCTCTTTGATAAACATAATTGGGTAGTATTTACTTGCTTCAGCAGTTTCTCGAAAAGAGACAGCAATTGCTCCAACTTCACTTGCAAAATTATAGTTTTCAATTGCTGAGAATTTTGTTTCTAAATCTCTTTTGTCTAAAAGCTTAGGTTTTTTAATCATTTTTTGAATCATCTATTTTGCTTCCTCTGTTTTTTCAACATTGTTTTTTATTGTTGAAATATGTTCGTCTTTTTTTGTAGTTTCTGTAACAGTTTCAACTTTAACTTCTTTAGGTTCAAACTCAATAACATCAGAATCTAAAAATAGAGTCAGGGTTTCATTTGTATAAATTGTTTTTGCTTCTTTTCCAATTGTAAAATCAATTCTGTAAAGTCTGTGAAAACCTTCAGCAACTGAAATATTCACCAATTTTGCTTCTTTTCCAAATTTCTTAATTAGAGTTTGGGCAGTTTTTGAGTGAAATGGTAAATACATATCATTTTTACAAGTATCAAATTCAATTTGCATTGGAGGCGGAAGATGAACAAGCATCATTGGAATAGTTTTACAACTTTTAGGAGTTCCTCTAGTTTCTGTTGTTGGAAAACTTGGAGGCATTGGAGGCATCATAGATTGCCCAGCAAAAAGTGAAGTCGCAGATAGCGACACAATTAAAGTAGCTAATTTTTTCATAATTTTCCTTTCTTTTATCGTGGTTTTTCTAACATCATCATTGGTGGCATTGGTGGAAATTCTCCTATTGCCGATGAGGTAGATTTTCCATCAGATTCATAAACAGTTGATGGATCAACATCGTCATAAATTGAGAGATTAGCAGGTTTTGGTGGAGTTGGATAATTTTTTCTATTATCTTCCATATGCTGTTTCACTTGTTCGTTTAAAGCATCCCAACTATCTGGAATTACATCAACTCTTTTTTGCTCAACAGGTTCATCATCACTAACCTCATCGCTATTTGAAACAACTTCTGAATCTTTAGAGTCAAAACCATCCTCTCTCTCTTCATGAACTTTTTCAGATCGACTCTTTTCACGAAGTTTTTCATAAAGATCATTCATCTCTGAAACAGCTCTGTCGCTGATTTCTTCAGAATACTCTTCTTTCTCAATTCGTTCTTCTTTCTCTTCAGCAGTCTCATTTTCAGGAACTTTTGTGTTTAAATTGAAACTACTTCGAGAACCAGAACCATCAGGAATTGAATCCTCGCTACAACCACTACAACCGCCAAAGACAGCTGAAATAATAGCAAGGAGTGTCAAATTTTTAAAATTCAAATTTAATCTCCGTAAGGAATTTGCGGTGGTAGAGAATCTGACAAGTTGTTATCTTCATCTTTTACTTCTGGAACAGTCTCATTGGACTCGTTTGTATCAGCGGTAAAATCACTAACATCACCTTCTCCACAACCAAAAAATATCGACAAAATAGAAATTATTAAAATACTTCTCATTTAAAAACCTATTTACAACTTGGATCAGGAAGAGGTGGCGGTAAAAGACCCATATTATCAGCTTGTAAGCATTCATCTTCAACTGGTTCGTTTGTATTTAAAGTTGTATTCACTTCTTTAATTAAAACAACTAATTCGTCTAAACCATTTTGAAACTCTTCAAGCTCAATATTATCAATTTCTTCTAAAGCCGTTATCTTTTCCTCTTCTGTCAAGTTTTCATTTGTTGCAATACTCTCTTTGACCTCATCAAGAGCATCTACACCAGCTTCAATTAGCTCTTTAACACCGTCTTCGTCAAGTTCTTCACCAGTTGTCAATTTTCCTGTAATATCTTCAATCTTTTCAACTGTTTCTTCATCTAAACCACTAGCAATATCTTCAATTATATCTTGTCGAGGTTGATCATCAGAAGCTTCTAGTGGCTCATCATAATCAGAACAAGAAATTACAAACAAAGAGAGAGTTAAGAGTAAAAAAACTCGAGACATCTTACTTATATTTCACTTTAATTTTAAGGTGTAAATCGCCTTTTTTTCCAAAATCAATATTTGTATTTGGATCAGCAACTTCATCTCTTAATTTAACAACATTGAAACCATTCACTTTTTTGGCACTAAAGCTTAAATCAAGTTCCTCAAAATTATCTTTTCCACCTTTGATAAGTGCGATAATGTCAGAAAATTTGATCTCTTCAACTTTATTTAATTCATTCTCATTAATTGCTCGGTCAAGTAATTTAATTGTACTATCCATAATTCCCCTACTCATATTGTATGACATTCCAATTGGTGAATAATCGAAAGCTTTTTTCATAAACTTTTTAAGTTTTTTGTTTCGCTCAGACTCTTCGACTTCATTGCCTTCGTTATCAGTAATAACTGTTTTGCCTGTGTCTAAATCAATATCTGCTTTTAAATCTTCAGCCATGTTTCCTCACTTACATTAAAATTTTAATAGGGACTACGAGTTTTTGCGGAATTGGAAATTTTTTCTCGTAAATAAAAGTGTTTAAGAGAGCATCAATCCAATATCGATTTGCCGAAACTTCGTAAAACTCTATAAAATAATCATCGTCAATTTTGGAAATTTTGTAATTTCCAATATCAATTATAACATCTCCTTTTTCACCTTTAAGATAAACGGATAAATGTATTTTTTTCTCTTTGGAATTAATATCAAGTTCTTTGATTTCGCCAAACTTTTTCATAAAACCATTTGCGATATTTTTAATAACTGCGGACTGAGTCGAGTCTTTACCATTTTGTAAAGTGTCGCTCATTTTAGAAAATGCACTACTAAACATTTTTTACATTTTTTCCTTAGCAGAAATTCCGAGTAGAGAAAGACCCAACTTGATTGAGTTTGCAACAATAAGAGACAGTTTTAAAAGTTCTTTCTCTTTCTCATTACCAATCATCGGAGTTTTATTATAAAAACTGTGAAAATTAGAAGCGAGTGAGTGAAGATATTCCGCCATTTTTTGAACTCCGCGACTCTCAAAACTCTCTTCAATAACTTCAGGAAGTCGCAAAGCAAAAAATAGAAGTTCTCGACTCTCTCTGTGCGATGAGGTCGTGATATTTTCTTTCAAGATTTCTTCGATTGAGAATTCACTTTTTCGCAAAAGACTATGAACTCGAGCATGTGCATAATTGATATAATAGATTGGATTTGAGCTATCTTGTTTCATCAAATCAGAAATATCAAAAGTGAGTGAAGTATCCGCAGTTTTACTTGCAAAAATGAAACGGAGTGCATCAGCTCCGACCTCATCGACAACATCTTTCATAAGAATAAAATTTCCTGCTCTTTTGCTCATTTTATAAGGTTCGCCATCTCGTAAAAGTGAAACCATTTGAGTTAATCGAGTCTCTAATTTTGAAGAGTCATATCCCAGAAATTCAATTGCCGACTCAACTCGTTTAATATAACCGTGGTGATCTGCTCCCCAAATATTTATATATTTATCGTAATCTCGTGAAAATTTATTATTGTGATAAGTAATATCTCCAGCAAGATAGGTAGGAATTCCATTTTCTCGAACAATTACACGATCCGAATCGTCTCCGTGTTCACTTGATTTTAAAAATGTTTTGCCGTCTTTTTGATAAGTTCCATTTCCAATTTTTTCTAATGCTTTTTCCCAATCTGCAAAAATCTCTTTTTCTGAAACATATGAGTCGAATTCAATTCCTGCTGAACTCAAATTACTTTTAATTTCCAAAATCATCTTATTTTTTCCAAGAACTGAAAGTTTGTCTAAATCAGAAAAAACCTCATCGCCATTTTCAGCTTGAATCTCTTTTGCCAAATCAAAAATATACTCACCTCGATAATACTCTTCTGGTTCAGTCGGATTTTTTCCTGAAATCTCATCAAAAGCATATTTTATTGATACTCCTAAAAGTGAAATTTGTCTTCCTGCATCATTTACATAATATTCACTATCAATTTTATATCCGAGATGTCGTCCAAGTCGAAGCAGAGAATCTCCATAAATTGCACCCCGAGCATGTCCAATATGCAATGGTCCAGTTGGATTTGCACTCACAAATTCAAGTAGGATTTTTTCATTTTTTTCACTCTGACCAAAATCCTCTTTTAAAGATTTTTCACCAAAACGATTTAAAAAATCTTCACTCAAATAAAAATTCAAAAAACCTTTTACAGCTTCTACTTTTTCAAATTGTGGATAATTTTGTAATTCTGGAACTAAATCTTCGGCAATTTTAATTGGGGATTTTCTATACTCTTTTGCAAGTGAAAAAGCAACTGGTGTTGAAAACTCTCCAAATTTTGTATCTTTTGGAATTTCAACAACAACTTCTTTCTCAAATTTCTCTTTTAAAAGTTTTGCAATCTCTTTTCTCAAGTAGAATCCTTTTTTTTCCGAATTCTACCGAGTTAGTAGTTTTAAAAATTATTATTTATATAGAAAAATCGAGCCGTTTTTCTCTTTGATACAATATTTAAAAAATAGAGTGAAATTTTGAAACAAATTATTTTAGAAAACGAATTTCCTGTTTCAGTTGAAACACTTTTTAATTTTCATCGTGAAACCGCAAATCTCTCAAAAATTACTCCACCTTGGATTGGTGTCGAGATTTTAAATCAGATTCCTATTACAAAAGAGGGAGACCTCATCGAACTCAAAATTTCTCAATATGGAATTTCACAAGTTTGGCGAGTTGAAATTGAGGAGATGAAAGAACCAAATTTAATAATTGACTTTGCTCAAAAATCTCCGTTTAAGCTTTTTCGACACCGTCGGGAATTTCGTAAAAGTGAAAATGGATCAATTTTAAAAGATATTGTCTCCTTGCAAATGCCTTTTCTTTTACGACCTGCTGAATTTTTTGCAAAAAGAGAGACCGAAAAAATGTTTCAGTGGCGACATAAAAAACTAGCCGAAATCTTTGGAGAATCAAAATGAGATGGAGAAATGCAAAAAAACAGAAACGAAATAGAGGAAAAAAAGAGGTTTTTGTAGAAGAAAAAATTTACGGAAACTTTTGGGCGAGGTTTTTTGCTCAAGTTATGGATATGTTTCTTCTTGTTATGCCAATTACTGCACTTATGGGTTTTATTTTTGGATATGAAGCTATGAAAGACCCAAATTTAAATCCACTTGCTGGACAGTTACAAATGGGATTTACACTTTTAGTAACTGTATTTTTTTGGTATTTTGGTGGTGGTCAAACTCCAGGAAAAAAAGCTCTAAAATTAAAAGTTGTTAATGATAAAGATTTTAGCGAACCAAATTTTATACAACTTTTGATTCGATATTTGGGTTACTTTTTATCGATGATTTCACTTGTTGGATTTTTTATCCCACTTTTCCGAAAAGACAAAAAGGCACTTCACGACCTTATCGCAGGAACTGTTGTTATTATCGAAAAGTAATTAAATCGCTACACTTTTAAAAAAAGGAAATTTTTGAAAGTTAGTGCATTTACATTTATAAGAAATGGAGAAATTTTAGGTTATCCATTTGTTGAAAGTATAAAATCTGTTTTGCCTATTGTTGATGAGTTTGTTGTAAATGTTGGTCGAAGTGAAGACAACACTTTAGAGCGAGTAAAAGAGATAGGTGATCCGAAAATTAGAATTATTGAATCTGAATGGAATGAAAATATTCGTAATGATTTTTCAATTGGTGGTTTTGTTTATGGACAACAAAAATCAATTGCACTTTTTAACACAACTGGAGATTGGGCTTTTTATCTCGAAGGTGATGAAATTGTGCATGAAGATGATTTAGAAAAAATTCGTGAAACAATGGAAAAATATAAAGATGATGACCGAGTTGAAGCTCTCCATTTTGACTACATTCACTTTTATGGAAATAAAAATACATATCTTGATTCCCCAGGTTGGTATCGAACTGCTCCAAGAATTATAAAAACAACTATACCTGTTTGGGCTCCAAAAGGTCTATATTTTGTTGTGATTGAAAACTATAAAGGTGGTCGGTATCCAAAAGCGATTCCGAGTGGCGGACGAATTTTCCATTACGGCTATGTTCGGAATGAAGAGCAGATGCAGAAAAAATTTGATAAAGTTGAGAAATATTGGAGTGATAAAAAGAAAAGTTTTAATTATGGAAATATTGATCCGCAGATTTTGAAAAGATTTGATGGAACTCACCCACAAGTTGTTGCTGACTATTTCCAAAACAGCGATGAGGTTTTTCAAGCCGACCCAAATTACAAAATCACGAAAAAAGAGCTACGGCGAAGATGGAAAGCAAAACTTGAAAAACTTCTTGGTGGAATCGATTTGAGTCGGAAATTCTATTTAAAAGCAAAATTATAGAGTTATCTGAAAAAAATCTTTAATGGATTTAAAACTCAAATTATCAAAAGTAGTGAATTCTAAATTCTGTTACTATTTTGTTTCAAGAATTAATAAGGATAGAAATTGGGAATCGAAAAAGATCAAATCGTTTCAATACTTTACGAAGTAAAAGATACAACAAGCGGTGAAGTTGTTGATAGCAACATGAATGCAACTCCATTAACTTTTATGATGGGTCGAGGTCAATTAATTATCGGACTTGAGAATGCATTAACAAATATGAACAATGGCGAAAGTGCTGATACACTTGTAAAAGCAGTCGAAGCATACGGTGAATATGATGAAAATGCTACTCAGACTTTACCAGTTGAGCAATTTGCAGGGCTTGAATTAAGTGTTGGGATGACTCTTTACGGTCAAGATGAAGCAGGTCAAACAGTTGCCGTAACAGTAAAATCTTTTGATGATGTAAATGTAACAATCGATTTCAATCACCCACTTGCTGGAAAAGATTTACTTTTTTCTGTTCATGTAACAATGGTTAGAAATGCTACACCTGATGAGCTTCTTTCTGGAATTCCAATGGAGAATCAACAAAGTATGGGTGGTGGTTCTTGTTCAACTGGTTCATGTGGTTGTTCAACAGGAGTTGAAGAAGATCCATTTGGTGGAAGTTGTGCGACTGACGGTGGACAAGGACACGGACATGGTGGCGGACACTGTGGAAGTGGAACTTGCCATTAATTTAATTTAGAGGAGCTGAAATGTTTTTAGGTATTGACGACGAAGACGACTTTTTACACGGTAGTCCAATTGGGAAATTTTTCGACATTGTTTTTACAGCAAATAATGATGTTGTAAGACATGAATTGGAAAAAATTGCTGAATCTTATGTTGCAATGGATATTCTTTTGACTGAACAATTTGGCGATGAGGTCGCTCAAAAAATTCAAGAAGTTATTTTCTCAAATCCAGAGTTTCAAGATTTAAAAACAAGCTTTTTCATGGAAAAAATGAGTGCAATAGTTTCACAAAGTGAATAAGGTAATCTTTTTACTCCTCTCCTTTCTCCTTTTTGGAGAGGCACGATATTGGAATT
Coding sequences within it:
- a CDS encoding protein of unknown function (DUF2018) (PFAM: Domain of unknown function (DUF2018)), coding for MFLGIDDEDDFLHGSPIGKFFDIVFTANNDVVRHELEKIAESYVAMDILLTEQFGDEVAQKIQEVIFSNPEFQDLKTSFFMEKMSAIVSQSE
- a CDS encoding putative glycosyltransferase (PFAM: Glycosyl transferase family 2) — encoded protein: MKVSAFTFIRNGEILGYPFVESIKSVLPIVDEFVVNVGRSEDNTLERVKEIGDPKIRIIESEWNENIRNDFSIGGFVYGQQKSIALFNTTGDWAFYLEGDEIVHEDDLEKIRETMEKYKDDDRVEALHFDYIHFYGNKNTYLDSPGWYRTAPRIIKTTIPVWAPKGLYFVVIENYKGGRYPKAIPSGGRIFHYGYVRNEEQMQKKFDKVEKYWSDKKKSFNYGNIDPQILKRFDGTHPQVVADYFQNSDEVFQADPNYKITKKELRRRWKAKLEKLLGGIDLSRKFYLKAKL
- a CDS encoding SapC (PFAM: SapC); the protein is MIQKMIKKPKLLDKRDLETKFSAIENYNFASEVGAIAVSFRETAEASKYYPIMFIKESDGFSAIAILGADKDKNLFIDKNGKWLTRYIPSMIRLYPFAFSKASADAKTISIAYDTESKLVNAKKGETFFKDDQTLSVYGEKIKNGAEELYNDISVLKNITKELERLQLLTPIDISFGKKDKAQHRITGIYQVDPEKLNKLSDTEVLNLTKIGGMNLINNHLNSLSNFDELVNKLD
- a CDS encoding FKBP-type peptidyl-prolyl cis-trans isomerase (PFAM: FKBP-type peptidyl-prolyl cis-trans isomerase) translates to MGIEKDQIVSILYEVKDTTSGEVVDSNMNATPLTFMMGRGQLIIGLENALTNMNNGESADTLVKAVEAYGEYDENATQTLPVEQFAGLELSVGMTLYGQDEAGQTVAVTVKSFDDVNVTIDFNHPLAGKDLLFSVHVTMVRNATPDELLSGIPMENQQSMGGGSCSTGSCGCSTGVEEDPFGGSCATDGGQGHGHGGGHCGSGTCH
- a CDS encoding hypothetical protein (PFAM: Polyketide cyclase / dehydrase and lipid transport), which gives rise to MKQIILENEFPVSVETLFNFHRETANLSKITPPWIGVEILNQIPITKEGDLIELKISQYGISQVWRVEIEEMKEPNLIIDFAQKSPFKLFRHRREFRKSENGSILKDIVSLQMPFLLRPAEFFAKRETEKMFQWRHKKLAEIFGESK
- a CDS encoding hypothetical protein (PFAM: Protein of unknown function, DUF400), with the protein product MRNVSIISSVLMALVLFSTGCATKKDTDKKRDYKVKDPLSRDYLNEDIIPNSPILRGRKIMTISAKGLGVAPVNVNSSAQALALAKRAATVDAYRQLGEKMYGIRITAKDTIRDMASKSSVVKTSLEAVIKNAEIVDETYNNGLYEVTMELKLDAKKWQRILSGYNYSYNTRRGR
- a CDS encoding arginyl-tRNA synthetase (PFAM: DALR anticodon binding domain; Arginyl tRNA synthetase N terminal domain; tRNA synthetases class I (R)~TIGRFAM: arginyl-tRNA synthetase); protein product: MRKEIAKLLKEKFEKEVVVEIPKDTKFGEFSTPVAFSLAKEYRKSPIKIAEDLVPELQNYPQFEKVEAVKGFLNFYLSEDFLNRFGEKSLKEDFGQSEKNEKILLEFVSANPTGPLHIGHARGAIYGDSLLRLGRHLGYKIDSEYYVNDAGRQISLLGVSIKYAFDEISGKNPTEPEEYYRGEYIFDLAKEIQAENGDEVFSDLDKLSVLGKNKMILEIKSNLSSAGIEFDSYVSEKEIFADWEKALEKIGNGTYQKDGKTFLKSSEHGDDSDRVIVRENGIPTYLAGDITYHNNKFSRDYDKYINIWGADHHGYIKRVESAIEFLGYDSSKLETRLTQMVSLLRDGEPYKMSKRAGNFILMKDVVDEVGADALRFIFASKTADTSLTFDISDLMKQDSSNPIYYINYAHARVHSLLRKSEFSIEEILKENITTSSHRESRELLFFALRLPEVIEESFESRGVQKMAEYLHSLASNFHSFYNKTPMIGNEKEKELLKLSLIVANSIKLGLSLLGISAKEKM
- a CDS encoding putative membrane protein (PFAM: RDD family), with translation MRWRNAKKQKRNRGKKEVFVEEKIYGNFWARFFAQVMDMFLLVMPITALMGFIFGYEAMKDPNLNPLAGQLQMGFTLLVTVFFWYFGGGQTPGKKALKLKVVNDKDFSEPNFIQLLIRYLGYFLSMISLVGFFIPLFRKDKKALHDLIAGTVVIIEK